One genomic window of Moorella glycerini includes the following:
- a CDS encoding YidC/Oxa1 family membrane protein insertase: MNILVDFLSQSIQFLYNITRTMGIPNYGLAIILFTILVKVILFPLTYRQLRSMKRMQEIQPKIQELQKKYKSNPQKAQQAMMELYQKEGVNPLGGCLPLLVQMPVLFALFSALRTFFDPVHHPAYVELAHANFLWVSNLGQPDPYILPILVALGTFFQQKVSMVGGNQDQTQRTMLIVMPLVIGWMSRSFSAGLSLYWVTFSLMGILEQWLVRRKPHLVKEEISAK, from the coding sequence TTGAATATATTAGTTGATTTCCTGTCACAATCAATACAATTTTTATATAATATTACCAGGACGATGGGGATACCCAATTATGGCCTGGCTATAATTTTGTTTACCATTCTCGTTAAGGTAATCCTTTTCCCTTTAACCTACAGGCAACTGCGCTCCATGAAACGGATGCAAGAAATTCAACCCAAGATCCAGGAATTGCAAAAAAAGTATAAGAGCAACCCGCAAAAGGCCCAGCAGGCCATGATGGAACTGTACCAGAAGGAAGGCGTCAATCCCCTGGGGGGATGTTTACCTCTACTGGTGCAAATGCCCGTTCTTTTTGCTTTATTCAGTGCCCTGCGTACCTTCTTTGATCCCGTTCACCACCCGGCCTATGTGGAACTGGCCCACGCCAACTTTTTATGGGTCAGCAATTTAGGGCAACCGGATCCCTATATCTTACCTATCTTAGTTGCTCTGGGTACTTTTTTCCAGCAAAAAGTAAGTATGGTCGGCGGCAATCAAGACCAGACCCAGAGGACGATGCTTATAGTCATGCCACTGGTAATTGGCTGGATGAGCCGGAGCTTTTCGGCCGGCCTATCTCTCTACTGGGTAACCTTTAGTTTAATGGGCATTTTAGAACAGTGGCTGGTACGCCGGAAGCCGCACCTGGTGAAGGAGGAAATCAGCGCCAAATGA
- the mnmE gene encoding tRNA uridine-5-carboxymethylaminomethyl(34) synthesis GTPase MnmE: MLADTIAAVATPPGEGGIGIVRLSGSEAVAIASKIFQPRRGPDFAASRSHTLRLGVIVDPATGETVDEVLACIMRAPRSYTAEDVVEINCHGGPLAVARVLQLALRHGARLAEPGEFTRRAFLNGRLDLAQAEAVLDVIRARSSQGLAAAVGQLQGKLSQKITEINDLLTGVLAAIEASLDFPEEVGEVSAGELDKLRQAREEVKKLLATWEEGRLLNEGLKIAIVGRPNVGKSSLLNALLRQERAIVSQIPGTTRDTIEETLLLGGFACRLIDTAGLRETADTLESIGVARTRQAVKEADLVLMVVDLSTGILPEDERILEEVAGKTLIVVGNKVDLVGEKKTGLAAFAGLYPRVAISAREGRGLDELAQRVKEIVLGGKAVRRRGDPLLTRARHRDALEKCLEHLNAAIAAWEEGIPGDLIAIDLWAARDFLGEITGATAREDLLDRIFSDFCIGK, translated from the coding sequence ATGCTGGCCGACACCATAGCCGCAGTAGCCACACCGCCGGGTGAAGGCGGCATCGGCATAGTTCGCCTGAGCGGCAGTGAAGCTGTAGCCATCGCCAGTAAAATATTTCAGCCCCGCCGGGGACCGGATTTTGCTGCCAGCCGCAGCCATACCTTGCGCCTGGGAGTGATTGTCGATCCCGCGACGGGGGAAACCGTTGATGAGGTCCTGGCCTGCATTATGCGGGCTCCCCGCAGCTATACGGCCGAAGATGTAGTGGAAATCAACTGCCATGGTGGTCCCCTGGCGGTAGCCAGGGTTTTACAACTGGCTTTACGCCACGGTGCCAGGCTGGCCGAGCCGGGAGAATTTACCAGGCGCGCCTTTTTAAACGGGCGCCTGGACCTGGCCCAGGCTGAGGCAGTGCTGGATGTCATCCGGGCCAGGAGCAGCCAGGGACTGGCAGCTGCCGTGGGCCAACTGCAGGGTAAACTGTCTCAAAAAATAACGGAGATAAACGATCTTCTTACCGGCGTGCTGGCAGCCATTGAAGCCAGTCTGGATTTTCCCGAAGAGGTTGGCGAAGTAAGTGCTGGCGAGCTGGATAAGCTGCGCCAGGCCCGGGAAGAGGTAAAAAAACTACTGGCCACCTGGGAAGAAGGGCGACTCCTTAATGAAGGCCTGAAAATTGCCATTGTCGGGCGGCCCAACGTCGGCAAGTCCAGCCTGTTAAATGCACTTCTGCGCCAGGAAAGGGCTATTGTCAGCCAGATTCCGGGTACCACCAGGGATACCATAGAAGAAACTTTGCTGCTGGGTGGTTTTGCCTGTCGCCTTATCGATACTGCGGGTTTAAGGGAAACGGCCGATACCCTAGAGAGTATCGGTGTGGCGCGGACAAGGCAGGCAGTAAAGGAAGCCGACCTGGTCCTGATGGTCGTTGATCTAAGTACCGGAATCTTACCGGAAGATGAGCGTATTCTTGAGGAAGTGGCGGGTAAAACCTTGATTGTCGTAGGCAATAAAGTTGACTTGGTAGGCGAAAAGAAAACCGGGCTTGCGGCTTTTGCCGGCCTTTACCCCCGTGTGGCCATTTCCGCCCGGGAAGGCAGGGGCCTGGATGAACTGGCCCAAAGGGTAAAGGAGATCGTCCTTGGCGGGAAAGCAGTAAGGAGGCGGGGAGATCCCCTACTCACCCGGGCCCGCCACCGGGACGCCCTGGAAAAATGCCTGGAACACCTGAACGCGGCCATAGCCGCCTGGGAAGAGGGTATCCCCGGCGATCTAATCGCAATTGATCTCTGGGCGGCCCGCGATTTCCTGGGCGAAATCACCGGAGCTACCGCCCGGGAGGATCTCCTGGACCGGATCTTTAGCGACTTCTGTATTGGTAAATAG
- the jag gene encoding RNA-binding cell elongation regulator Jag/EloR gives MKEIETSGKTVEEAIEAALKSLGAKREEVEIYILEEGSKGFLGLLGSRQARVKVVLPDSPEEVINDFLTKVLKAMHVTAGIEIRQREGYYFVSFHGKDLGILIGRRGDNLDALQYLCNLAVNRVLKNKVKIVLDVEGYRKRREQTLINLARRLSARVKATGKRVVLEPMNPQERRVIHTALQNDNEILTFSEGQEPNRKVVIALRH, from the coding sequence ATGAAGGAGATTGAAACCAGCGGCAAGACTGTTGAGGAAGCCATTGAGGCAGCGCTGAAAAGTTTGGGGGCCAAAAGGGAAGAGGTAGAAATTTATATTTTAGAAGAAGGCAGTAAGGGTTTTTTAGGTTTACTGGGCTCGCGCCAGGCGCGGGTAAAGGTTGTCCTGCCCGATAGCCCCGAAGAAGTAATTAACGACTTTTTAACCAAGGTATTAAAAGCCATGCATGTAACAGCCGGCATCGAAATCCGGCAGCGGGAAGGATATTATTTTGTCAGTTTTCACGGCAAAGACCTGGGTATCTTAATTGGCCGGCGGGGCGACAACCTGGACGCCCTGCAGTATTTATGCAACCTGGCCGTAAACCGGGTATTAAAGAACAAAGTCAAGATCGTCCTGGATGTAGAGGGCTACCGCAAGCGCCGGGAGCAAACTTTAATCAATCTCGCCCGCCGTTTGTCGGCCCGGGTAAAAGCAACCGGGAAAAGGGTCGTCCTGGAACCCATGAACCCCCAGGAGAGGCGCGTTATCCATACTGCTTTACAAAACGACAATGAGATCTTGACCTTCAGTGAAGGGCAGGAACCAAACCGTAAGGTTGTTATTGCCTTGCGTCATTAA